The Arthrobacter sp. D5-1 genome segment GCAGCGGCCGAGGTTTCGTAGAACGTGACGTTCTCGGCTTTGGGGGTTCTGGCGGGGCACGATGGCCGGCAATAGATGCCTGTGGAACTGACGGCCGTGAAGAACTGCCCGTCGAACCGTGTGTCCCGGGCGTCGATTGCCCGGTAGCGCTGCCAGAAGTCCATGGCTTCATCCTGCCAGCCGGCCGCGACCACGGCTAGCGGAAATCGGACATGGGCGTTGGCAGTTTGCTAGGGTCTGGGGATGGGATCGTTCACGGAAAACGGAATCGGTCATCCCGACGACGTGCGCAGTTTTCTCCAGGGCGATGCCCGCGACATTGCCCCGTTGATCCTGGGAGCCGTCCTCACCCACCAGTCCGATGCCGGCCCTGTCTCCGTAAGGCTCACCGAAGTGGAGGCCTATATGGGGCCGCGCGGTTCGGAACACCCTGACCCTGGATCACACACTTTCGGTGGCCCCACGGCCCGTAATGCGCCCATGTTCGGGGCACCCGGATTCCTCTACGTCTACTTCACGTACGGGATGCACTATTGCGCGAACATCGTCTGTGGACCCGACGGGTTCGCATCCGCGCTGCTCCTGCGGGCAGGAGAAGTTGTAGAGGGGGAGGAGCTCGCCGCCGTCCGCAGGCCAGCCTCCAAAGCGCACAAGGACCTCGCCAGCGGACCGGCCCGACTCGCCTCCGCGTTGGGACTCACGACGGCGGACACCGGCCGTGACGCGCTCGCTTCACCGTTCAGCTTGTGGTTGCCGGCGACACCCGCAGCCGCCGTCGCCAGCGGACCGCGGGTGGGTGTATCGGGTCCTGGCGGCACCACGGAATATCCTTGGCGCTTTTGGATCGAAGACGATCCAACGGTGTCGCGGTACAAGGCAGCACGGCCCCGAAATAGGGTCGTTCCGCAATAACCGTCCCACCACATGACTTGTACCCCACGCGTTTACCAAAATCGCTGTAGAATGGACGGTCTGTCTTTTGCGATAGGGGTTACGGTTCGATGCACGACGCTGATTTGGTCCACGAGCAGGAATATGTGGCCGGGCTGTACGCCCGGCTCGATGAGCTGCGCGCCGAAAAGCGCGCCCAGCTGGCGCAGGTGCGGAAGGCCGGCGCGGTGGGAACCATGCAGAACGTTTCCGAGCGTGACGCGTTCGCGGCCCTGTACGAAGACCGCCTTGCCCAGCTCGACGCCGTCGACGACCGCTTGGTCTTCGGCCGCCTTGACCTTGACTCCGGTGAAGCACAATACATCGGGCGCATCGGTCTCTCTACTGCCGATCTCCAGCGACTGATGGTCGATTGGCGTGCGCCCGAAGCCGGGCATTTTTACCAAGCCACGGCGTTCGATCGTCAAGGCGTGCGTCGCCGTCGCCACCTGATCCTTCAGGGGCGCGACGTGAAAGCGATTGAAGACGATGTCCTGGACGCGGGGATGCTCGCAGACAACGACTCTCTCCAAGGTGAAGGCGCACTGCTGGCAGCACTGAACTCCAAGCGCACGGGCCGCATGTCGGACATCGTGGGCACCATCCAGTCTGAGCAGGACCGGATCATCCGATCCTCCATCTCCGGCGCGTTGGTGGTCCAAGGCGGTCCCGGAACGGGAAAGACCGCCGTTGCCCTGCACCGCGCTGCTTATCTGCTGTACACGCACCGCGAACGGCTCAAGAGCGCCGGCGTGTTGCTCGTTGGACCGTCGTCGTCCTTCATGCATTACATCGAACGCGT includes the following:
- a CDS encoding DNA-3-methyladenine glycosylase encodes the protein MGSFTENGIGHPDDVRSFLQGDARDIAPLILGAVLTHQSDAGPVSVRLTEVEAYMGPRGSEHPDPGSHTFGGPTARNAPMFGAPGFLYVYFTYGMHYCANIVCGPDGFASALLLRAGEVVEGEELAAVRRPASKAHKDLASGPARLASALGLTTADTGRDALASPFSLWLPATPAAAVASGPRVGVSGPGGTTEYPWRFWIEDDPTVSRYKAARPRNRVVPQ